A window of Apium graveolens cultivar Ventura chromosome 8, ASM990537v1, whole genome shotgun sequence contains these coding sequences:
- the LOC141676724 gene encoding mitochondrial ATP-independent inner membrane protease subunit 1a-like, which produces MNTKLWSNIVKEALDKTLLVGKFFCALHVTNTYLFTPAYVFGPSMLPTFNISGDFVLAEKISPRFGKVCLNDVVLIRSPEDPRKIVTKRIVGMEGDNVTYSINPESDDSFKTVVVPKGHVWIEGDNKYMSRDSKDFGPVPYGMIVGRIFWKVLPFESFGSAVKKRIV; this is translated from the exons ATGAACACCAAGTTATGGAGCAACATAGTTAAGGAAGCACTTGACAAAACATTACTAGTTGGCAAATTTTTCTGTGCTCTTCATGTAACAAACACCTATCTTTTCACCCCTGCTTAT GTTTTTGGTCCTAGTATGCTTCCCACTTTCAATATCAGTGGTGATTTTGTATTGGCTGAGAAAATCTCTCCTAGGTTTGGTAAAGTGTGTCTAAACGACGTCGTTTTGATAAGATCACCTGAAGATCCTAGAAAGATTGTTACTAAACGTATTGTGGGTATGGAAGGTGATAATGTTACATACAGCATCAATCCTGAGAGTGATGATTCATTCAAGACTGTTGTT GTGCCTAAAGGTCATGTGTGGATTGAGGGAGATAACAAGTATATGTCCAGAGATTCAAAGGACTTTGGCCCTGTTCCTTATGGGATGATTGTAGGGAGGATTTTTTGGAAA GTATTGCCTTTTGAATCTTTTGGATCAGCAGTAAAAAAGAGAATAGTATGA